A region from the Methanofollis liminatans DSM 4140 genome encodes:
- a CDS encoding HepT-like ribonuclease domain-containing protein — protein MPWSAMVGMRNRLIHGYFDVNYDIFRDTVKSDLPPVIDDLEHLVAARRSGSEGDRAS, from the coding sequence ATACCCTGGAGTGCGATGGTCGGCATGAGAAACCGGTTGATCCACGGATATTTCGACGTGAACTACGATATCTTCCGGGACACCGTAAAATCCGACCTCCCACCCGTGATAGATGATCTTGAGCATCTGGTGGCCGCCAGGAGGTCCGGGAGCGAAGGGGATCGGGCGTCGTGA
- a CDS encoding type II toxin-antitoxin system HicA family toxin, giving the protein MSKLRAADGKTVVRALQHIGFEPIRQRGSHVILKHPDGRMTVVPVHEGEEIGRGLLRTIIREAGLTKDQFLQILDEIS; this is encoded by the coding sequence TTGTCGAAGTTGAGGGCTGCTGATGGCAAAACAGTCGTTCGGGCCCTCCAGCACATAGGTTTTGAACCGATCAGACAGCGAGGCAGCCACGTCATCCTCAAGCACCCCGATGGAAGGATGACCGTCGTTCCGGTCCATGAAGGAGAGGAGATAGGCAGAGGACTTCTTCGAACAATCATCAGAGAGGCCGGCCTGACGAAAGACCAGTTCCTGCAGATCCTGGATGAAATATCGTAA
- the hgcA gene encoding mercury methylation corrinoid protein HgcA encodes MAQTDCDCCPESAPCDCTQGVPEVRTTDSLITLAHRLDHVLARWGVDRMGHRVEPGLYSLGRPTPASPVFVSANYTLSFDALRSALAGHDGYILVLDTRGINVWCAAGKGTFGTDEVVGQIARTGLSSVVEHRTLILPQLGAPGVSAHEVLRRSGFRVTYGPVRAADLPAFLAAGTATPEMRCVRFPFADRIVLTPMELVHAALPTLAGAVLLYLLAGLPAALGALAAVLAGTVLFPALLPFIPTRDFSTKGLVLGGVVALPFAWAVSGDPALPGWAALAPLLLMPAVTAYLALNFTGSTPFTSRTGVKREIFRYVPVMAAMALSGVVLVLLLAAARLTGAI; translated from the coding sequence GTGGCGCAGACGGATTGCGATTGCTGCCCGGAAAGCGCCCCGTGCGACTGCACGCAGGGGGTCCCGGAGGTCAGGACGACGGACAGCCTGATCACGCTCGCCCACCGCCTCGATCACGTCCTGGCGCGCTGGGGCGTGGACCGGATGGGTCACCGGGTGGAGCCCGGGCTGTACAGCCTCGGCCGCCCCACGCCGGCGTCGCCGGTCTTTGTCTCGGCGAACTATACCCTGAGTTTTGACGCCCTGAGGTCTGCCCTCGCCGGCCATGACGGGTATATCCTGGTGCTGGACACCCGCGGGATCAATGTCTGGTGCGCCGCGGGCAAGGGGACGTTCGGGACCGACGAGGTGGTCGGGCAGATTGCACGCACCGGGCTTTCGTCGGTGGTGGAGCACCGGACGCTCATTCTTCCGCAGCTCGGCGCCCCCGGGGTCTCGGCCCACGAGGTGCTGCGGCGCTCAGGTTTCCGGGTGACCTATGGGCCGGTCCGGGCCGCCGATCTCCCTGCGTTCCTGGCTGCGGGAACGGCGACCCCCGAGATGCGCTGCGTCCGCTTCCCGTTCGCCGACCGCATCGTGCTGACGCCGATGGAACTGGTCCATGCGGCGCTGCCCACCCTCGCCGGCGCCGTCCTCCTCTATCTCCTCGCGGGGCTGCCGGCGGCGCTTGGAGCGCTCGCCGCCGTCCTCGCCGGGACGGTGCTCTTCCCGGCCCTGCTGCCCTTCATCCCGACCCGGGACTTCAGCACGAAAGGGCTCGTTCTGGGCGGTGTCGTCGCCCTGCCCTTTGCGTGGGCCGTCTCCGGCGACCCGGCCCTGCCCGGGTGGGCGGCCCTTGCGCCCCTGCTCCTCATGCCGGCCGTGACCGCATACCTCGCCCTCAACTTCACGGGATCGACGCCGTTCACCTCGCGGACCGGCGTGAAACGGGAGATCTTCAGGTACGTGCCGGTCATGGCGGCGATGGCGCTCTCTGGCGTCGTCCTGGTCCTGCTGCTGGCCGCCGCCCGCCTGACGGGGGCGATCTGA
- a CDS encoding YbjQ family protein, whose translation MILTTTETVPGYTATVVGIVYGNTVRSKNIGKDIMSGLKSIVGGELEAYTEMLTEARLEAINRMENAAKKMGADAVVNVRFTTSQTAPGAAELLAYGTAVTLAPVK comes from the coding sequence ATGATCCTCACCACAACAGAAACCGTACCGGGCTACACGGCCACGGTCGTCGGCATCGTCTACGGCAACACCGTCAGGTCGAAAAACATCGGCAAAGACATCATGTCCGGCCTCAAGAGCATCGTCGGCGGCGAACTCGAGGCCTACACCGAGATGCTCACCGAAGCCAGGCTGGAGGCGATCAACCGGATGGAAAACGCCGCAAAAAAGATGGGCGCCGACGCCGTCGTCAACGTCAGGTTCACCACCTCGCAGACGGCGCCGGGGGCGGCCGAACTCCTCGCCTACGGCACGGCGGTGACGCTGGCGCCGGTCAAATAA
- a CDS encoding type II toxin-antitoxin system VapC family toxin, translating into MNGAFIDSNVFLKILEGDTEIYRQFLAISQKKQIYRNAIVRSEVVHVFIRLYTGKRPHEIKTNPDIITGIKTELQKVEKLIELARTIPITYSEEETARKIMKDYGLLPNDALIAATCLQHSIAEIATFDNDFTRCPFLTVRRLTPE; encoded by the coding sequence ATGAATGGGGCCTTCATTGACTCGAACGTCTTCCTCAAAATTCTGGAGGGAGACACGGAGATCTACAGGCAGTTTTTAGCCATCAGCCAGAAAAAGCAGATATATCGAAACGCAATTGTCAGAAGCGAGGTCGTCCATGTCTTCATACGATTATATACCGGCAAACGACCCCACGAAATAAAAACAAACCCTGATATTATAACCGGGATCAAAACCGAACTCCAGAAAGTCGAAAAACTCATCGAACTCGCCCGGACGATTCCAATCACCTATTCAGAAGAAGAAACCGCACGAAAAATAATGAAAGATTACGGCCTTTTGCCAAACGACGCTCTTATCGCCGCAACGTGCCTTCAGCACTCGATCGCCGAGATCGCAACCTTCGACAACGATTTTACCAGATGCCCCTTTCTCACCGTTCGTCGCCTCACGCCCGAATAG
- the hgcB gene encoding mercury methylation ferredoxin HgcB, with protein sequence MFYSYGENTLRYHPERCFNCRRCIEVCPHGVFAAGDRRVACVSPERCMECGACARNCPVQAIEVESGVGCAWAMIGAALRGKDMDSGVCGCGDGSCCGGGQEEPSCCGER encoded by the coding sequence GTGTTCTACTCGTACGGAGAGAATACTCTCAGGTACCACCCTGAGCGCTGCTTCAACTGCCGGCGGTGCATTGAGGTCTGCCCCCATGGCGTCTTTGCAGCCGGCGACCGCCGCGTAGCGTGCGTCAGCCCGGAGAGGTGCATGGAGTGCGGGGCGTGCGCCCGGAACTGCCCGGTGCAGGCGATCGAGGTGGAGAGCGGGGTCGGGTGCGCCTGGGCGATGATCGGGGCGGCCCTGCGGGGGAAGGATATGGACAGCGGTGTCTGCGGGTGCGGGGATGGGTCGTGCTGCGGCGGCGGCCAGGAGGAGCCCTCCTGCTGCGGTGAGCGGTGA
- a CDS encoding type II toxin-antitoxin system RelE family toxin, with the protein MRYSLIYSKRVQRTIKHLPKETATRIIGALELLAEEEYPHLKVKRLTDSPLFSLRVGAYRVILAFEHQQLVIMALDLDHRKNVYDRL; encoded by the coding sequence GTGAGATACTCGCTCATCTACTCGAAAAGAGTCCAGCGCACGATCAAGCATCTCCCGAAGGAAACTGCCACACGCATCATCGGGGCGCTCGAACTGCTGGCGGAAGAAGAATACCCTCACCTCAAGGTGAAGCGCCTGACGGATTCGCCGCTCTTCTCCCTGAGGGTAGGAGCGTACCGGGTGATCCTGGCGTTTGAGCATCAGCAACTCGTGATCATGGCACTCGATCTCGACCACCGAAAAAATGTCTATGATCGCCTGTGA
- a CDS encoding type II toxin-antitoxin system HicB family antitoxin produces MKLGVVIEKDEDGYYVGNVPTLPGCHTQAKSIDELMERIKEAIALYIEVSGIDIGEHREFIGVQFVEVEGC; encoded by the coding sequence ATGAAGCTCGGTGTTGTGATCGAAAAAGACGAAGACGGCTATTATGTCGGAAACGTTCCCACTCTGCCGGGATGTCACACACAGGCGAAAAGCATCGACGAACTGATGGAACGGATAAAAGAGGCGATCGCCCTCTATATCGAGGTGAGCGGCATAGATATCGGCGAACACCGGGAGTTCATCGGGGTGCAATTTGTCGAAGTTGAGGGCTGCTGA
- a CDS encoding DUF447 domain-containing protein, with protein MGLLREGINEVIATTRDNAAPMGIICRNGALSMVLFKGSHTEANIRRDGWVVANVTHDPAVWVRTAFADLPPEAFVEIEAGGRAVQRLAACEAWAAFRATVRHETAETYFVALEPLGEGVIAGGKVQAHNRGFAGIIEATVHATRYVQNGDPALKALIDHHLAIVRKCGGPREREAAALLEEYII; from the coding sequence GTGGGACTGCTGAGGGAGGGGATCAACGAGGTGATCGCCACCACGCGGGACAACGCCGCCCCGATGGGGATCATCTGCCGGAACGGCGCCCTCTCGATGGTGCTCTTCAAGGGCTCGCACACCGAGGCGAATATCCGCCGGGACGGCTGGGTGGTGGCGAACGTCACCCATGACCCGGCGGTCTGGGTGCGGACGGCGTTTGCAGACCTGCCGCCAGAGGCGTTCGTCGAGATCGAGGCGGGCGGCCGTGCGGTGCAGCGGCTTGCCGCCTGCGAGGCCTGGGCGGCGTTTAGGGCGACGGTCAGGCACGAGACTGCGGAGACGTATTTTGTCGCCCTCGAACCCCTGGGGGAGGGGGTGATCGCCGGCGGGAAGGTGCAGGCGCACAACCGGGGCTTTGCCGGGATCATCGAGGCGACGGTGCATGCCACGCGCTATGTGCAGAACGGCGATCCGGCGCTCAAGGCCCTGATCGACCACCACCTTGCCATCGTGCGGAAATGCGGGGGACCGCGGGAGCGCGAGGCGGCCGCCCTGCTGGAAGAATATATTATTTGA
- a CDS encoding type IV pilin N-terminal domain-containing protein — protein sequence MNRHHPEEAVSHVLGVALMVALAVILAAVTASFVLSMTGGLQTMKFVSVVGEKNDDGTATFTIQGGEDLKTVTGIALVYQDGTVEHHFFGASPSAGATNTSTSSVAGQRIVLAASFTDGTQMMILEKQF from the coding sequence ATGAACCGGCACCACCCTGAAGAAGCGGTCTCCCATGTCCTCGGCGTCGCCCTGATGGTCGCCCTCGCCGTCATCCTCGCCGCCGTCACCGCCAGCTTCGTCCTGAGCATGACCGGCGGCCTCCAGACGATGAAGTTCGTGAGCGTCGTCGGCGAGAAAAACGACGACGGGACGGCGACCTTCACCATCCAGGGCGGGGAGGACCTCAAGACCGTCACCGGGATCGCTCTCGTCTACCAGGACGGCACGGTCGAGCACCACTTCTTCGGCGCCTCGCCCTCGGCCGGCGCCACCAACACATCAACGAGCAGCGTCGCCGGGCAGCGGATCGTGCTCGCGGCCTCGTTCACCGACGGGACGCAGATGATGATCCTGGAAAAACAATTCTGA
- a CDS encoding nucleotidyltransferase domain-containing protein, with protein sequence MTMDSPGADLFGPETGRLHLLDREERARLLREIGFVMGRFPAVSLGYVFGSFLRGPFHDLDCAVLLSGSFSPYEAMKVARRIEGEIERAIGYLCVVECRVLNDAPVSFAYEVIRTGRAVYVREPAARVRYEAGLISAWQDYRETLVWFNRRYLGGSP encoded by the coding sequence ATGACGATGGACAGCCCTGGAGCAGATCTCTTCGGGCCGGAAACCGGCCGCCTCCATCTCCTCGACCGGGAGGAGAGGGCTCGCCTTCTCCGGGAGATCGGGTTTGTCATGGGTCGGTTCCCGGCAGTCTCTCTCGGGTATGTCTTCGGGTCATTTCTCCGGGGGCCGTTTCATGACCTCGACTGCGCAGTTCTCCTTTCCGGGTCGTTCTCCCCGTATGAGGCGATGAAGGTCGCCCGGCGCATCGAAGGGGAGATCGAGCGGGCGATCGGCTACCTCTGCGTCGTCGAGTGCCGGGTCCTCAACGATGCCCCGGTCTCGTTCGCCTATGAGGTGATCAGGACCGGGCGTGCGGTGTACGTGCGTGAGCCTGCTGCACGGGTCAGGTATGAAGCGGGTCTGATCTCGGCCTGGCAGGACTATCGAGAGACGCTGGTCTGGTTCAACCGGCGGTACCTGGGGGGATCGCCGTGA
- the hgcC gene encoding HgcAB-associated protein HgcC gives MPRNTPDDELCSPDGLPCRCSAESLCTVEAVLSVDERGQMVLPKDVREKAGIRPGDKLALISWERDGEVCCLALMKTGRLSGMVKQVLGPLVDGPE, from the coding sequence ATGCCACGAAATACTCCTGATGACGAATTGTGTTCGCCCGACGGCCTGCCGTGCAGGTGCAGCGCCGAATCGCTCTGCACGGTTGAGGCGGTGCTCAGCGTGGACGAACGGGGACAGATGGTGCTCCCCAAAGACGTGCGCGAGAAGGCGGGGATCAGGCCCGGCGATAAACTCGCCCTGATCTCCTGGGAACGGGACGGGGAGGTCTGCTGCCTGGCGCTGATGAAGACCGGGCGCCTGAGCGGCATGGTGAAGCAGGTTCTCGGGCCGCTGGTGGACGGGCCGGAGTGA